ctgctttattagagtattttagtagTATTGGTTACAACAAGCCTTGGGTGAAGTTTGTGGCCACAATGCTTTTAACCAAAGCACTTAAACACAGCTTGCTATATGTCTGTAGCTCCGTAAATGAATAGAAAAATCAGATGATGACAAGAATCTTTATAATGAGACAGGTACAACATGCACAGGAAGGGTAGACGAACAAAACACCACTAGTAAAttattgtgacataggttgtaCAGCATTGACACTTACCAGACTGACGTAATGTATCAACTTGTCCAAGTTTTTGTACCACAAGTGAGCATTCTCATACTGGAAGTCTGACCCCATTGTTAACATGATATTATTGGTACGATAATGACTAGCCTGCAATAGTCAACAGCCGATCAATACGGTCATAAGTACACTTCACCTACCTGATCTTTACAAGCTTTTAGGAAGGACTGAACTCGCTCGTCAACATTGTAGTCAAACAGATCTTTGTCATCCTGTTGTCATGACAATGCATATCCCATTTAGTGTACACCACATTACCATTATTGGTTGGTCGGCACAGAACTGGTCAAAACAGAATCCCCCAGGCGGACCATAACCATTGTACAATACTCCAGTAAATATCTCAGTCTGCTGTCCAAGACTCTCACTGCCACGCCATACCATCTCCATCTGTTTATCCTTCAGTCTTAGCTTCTTATCATCATAGTCAATACGACCAAAGAAGAAGCCATCAAATCCCATCTGCGGAGAAATCACATTACAACATCTCATAAATACACTACAGCTACATTACCATTCCAAATAAGGAAGCTTGTTCCGCAGAGTGACCAAAAGGATCAATATGCCATCCAATCCGTGGACGATGCTCTGGCCCAAATGTGTCCGATATGAACCTTATCCCTGTAGTGTTGTCATAACAACCTAGCGGTATCCTAATTAGTGCTTACCAAGACTCATTTGATCAATTATAGCATTGTAATCAGTCGATGCTTCATCATTCATACACCATCCACCATTAATAAACTCTAGTTGCTTATTACTTACTAATTTGTGTACCTGTATCATAGTAATACACACATGTGACATTACGTAACCATCCCATACCAGCTGCTGTGTTTCCTTGGACTGCTCGTTCCACCATCTTGTGAAGAAGGCCATCTCAACGTAGATGAATGTCTTTTTCTCATCATCTGCTAACTCTTCAACCACACTATCTAGTATATACTGCACTCCAGCATGTTGGATACTGTTGTTAGCTGTATGTGAAGTATTGTGTAGACCACAAACCCATCCCCCGCCACGCCCTCACCGCCATAGTAATACTGGTCCACCGTCTTCAGCCAGCCAACATCGTCGTGTGTATGCGGAACCACGTGTACGTTAATCTTGTCCGCCTCCACAGCACCCTCTACACGTCCCTGGGTTAGTAAGCTGAGTACCAGCAACACCAACATAGCTGCGTCACGTGATGGACTGTAACACGTGTGTGTGCATAGCAACTTATTTCCCAACTAATAAAATCTTCCCTACTCGCTCTACTGGGTACATTTCCCTTTACCCGCTGTTAGGGACGTGTGAAGTGGAAACTACGCGGGAATATCTAACACATCCTTTACGTATTTGACGTCATCAGGAGGGACTTTCCTTCTCTTTGTCACATCATCAATCCCAAAAGGAAGTGTTAAATTGTATTAGTCTCATTGGGTCTAGAAGTGTAGTCAGTAGTCGAGTTGAAGTAGTAGATAAACGTAGCGAGGTTGTACAGTAATAGATGATCCCATTAGTACATGATTAATACGTATACGTGTTGTAAGAATGGAGAATACAGGGGAGACTAGTAGCGCCGTAGTTGACTGGCAGCGTAAATACGCTGAAGATATGGAGAAGAAAGACGAGGAATTGAAAAACTACAGGTTGGTGGAGTGAGATGTGTAACCCACACACGTACTAGATTATATACTTAACACTTATGTAGATATCGCGTTTTGGGTGTATCGGAACTGGCCAAGCAATTAGAAGAGAAGAAGGAGCAGTCAGAGGTGATGAAACAGAAGATAAGTCGTTTAGAAATAGCCCTGGTGAGGGTGGAGAATAGAGCATCAAGTCTAGAGAAGAAACTCAATAGTAAACCGACAGCTGATGGTGGTAAGGCTTCAGCCACAGCTCATATCCCTGGGCCATCCAAGCAAATTTTGGATACTTTACTAGCAGAGAATAACAGGCTGAAAACTGCCCTGAATAACTTGACCAATAAAGGCCACTCTGGATACGTGACTGCAGTGGTAAGCTATTGGTCATTTAAACACTTTACCTCATGTGCTTGACTTGACAGAAAATTGACCAGTTAGAAGATGTTATAGAACGCCAGAGGCAACAAATAACAGAGTTGAAGGCACAGATCACCAGTTTCACAACCAATACTAGTTCAGATGATGGTGCCCCTAATGACAGTGATGTAAAGACCTTACAACTTCAAGTACAGAAACTGAGTAAGAGTGTTAAGATGAAAGATGAATTCTGTTCCATCTTGTCATCCGAGTTGAAGAAAGTTCAGGAACAACTCCAGGTTGCTAAGGAGACACTGAAACAACAGGGAGACCAATTGGATGGCACTAGTACAGAATCTGGTTTTGTCAGTGGTAGCAGTTCTGAACACAGTGCAGTGCAAGAGGTGGGTATTATGTAGGCATTCACTTATATGTAAACATGTATATTTCCCCGACCACATTGTGGCTTCCAGGGACTGCACTGTTATTAGTCAGTAATGTTGATTTTTCAACATGTCATAATAGcttgattattacatcatcattgtAGACTTCCCCAGAGGCTCAGGATTGGCAGAGAAAGTGTGAAATGCTTCAGCAACAATTTGATGAACAGAGGCAGATGTACCGTAGCAAGGAGCAACGACTGGTCAAGCTGGTATCAGACAAACAAGACCTAGTTACTCGAGAGTCACAAGGGAAAAGAGAAGCTTTAGATAACTGTGCTAACCTCAAACTAAAAGTTGAAGAGTTGTCACGACAGCTATCCACCCGAGTGAACAGTGGTAAGTATCTATTATTTGCTGTTGCCATGGTTATATTATGTAACACTCATAGGTAACTATGACGCTGTTGTCAAGGAGAAGACAGAGTTACAGAGACAGTTAGAGACTCATCAACATGAGATGGAAACATTGCACACAGAGAGAGCTCGGTTGTTAACTGAGAATAAGAAATTGCAGGATAGTTTAACTGACTACAAATCTGGTAAGCTCTGTTACATCATGTGATTAGCAGCTGTAACATCTTATGATGTAGCTATAGGAGGCGGAGCTGAGCAGCCACACCTACAACACCAGCTGGCTCAGCTGCAGCGAGAACTAGAAGCTGTAAAACTGGAAGCTGAGAGTGTACGAGTGGAACGTGATGAGCTGAAGGATCAAAATGATGAGGTATGCTGGGTTATAAGTCTCACAGCCTTCAATTATTATAGTCACATGTGTTTAGTACATGGACAACATCACATTCTTACAAGACCGACTCAAACAAGGAGAGGCTGACAAGAGAACACTTGAGGCTCGAGTAAAGAATCTTGATCTGAATGTGAGAGATCTTAATGGACAGGTATAATGGTTCTGTCATGTGGTCCTTACTAATGGGTATTCCCCACAACAGCTGATACGTATGGGCATAAGAGGGGTAGTCCCTACCCACCCGCAGACCACTAGAGATAACCTGGTAGTGCGACACACACAGTTTATGCAAGCTGAGATGGTGAAAGATGGAGTGCTCAGGGTGAGCAATATTTAGAGTACAAACAGTTTGTAATGGTATCCCATTCTTTAGGATCCAACTAGCCAATCAGACCACCTGCCACCTCATTGTGGTCCAAACAGTATTGATAATGTACGACGATCAGTGGGTGTGGCACGTGCCCCTCCTGCCAGGATGATGCCTAGTGGTTACTATGGAGCTCAACAACCACCACCTCACTGGGGTCATCCATCTTATCTTCCACCCAATCACAATCCAGCAGGAGGCATGTATCCAACTCCTCCCCACCACCCAGCTCAACAGCAATACATGCAGCAACGTTATCGCAGCTACCCTGGAGACCAGTATCCTTCTGATCAGCCAAACTGAACTAAatcataatataatatatgatGTCCACACATTGTGTACAATTTGATTGGCTAGATTTGTAAAGCACTCTGTAATAATTGTTCTTGCTCTTGTTCATGAGCCATTTTGTTACCTGTTGCCGTAGCAGCAATAGTGTGTCTACCAGCATACCTGTTTATAGTACATTACACAACATTGCTTTATTAGGAATAGTACTAACGTTAATGTCTTGCTGTTATCATCAATCACTGTGGTGATTCGAGGTTGTACGTAGGTCCAGCCTCCGGCATTCTTGGGTTCTTCTTGAGCCCATGTGATCTCTTTAGCACCATGAAAACGTTTTATCTCATTTTGTACTAAATGGAATGGGAATGGAGATAGCTGGAAAGAATGAAGATCATGTAACATGAAGTAATTTTATGACAAGTTATTGGCAACTAACCTGTTCCACTCTAGCTATAGCCACTTCATCATTAAGATCTTTCGCAGCCCTACTCTATTAATAGCACATCATACAACTGTTATAATACTTCTATTAACTTCTGCTAACCTTCACAAGATCATAGTAAACTTTACCAGAGCAAAATAGCAACTTCTTCACTTTAGCAGGATCAGCCTGCTTGTCTGGTATTAGCCATTGGAAACTGGTCCCTACAGCATATGCAATGCATATTGCAACATGCCATTGCCTTAGGGGTGTACATAACACACCTGTTGACATTTCGTCCAATGAGGATTTAGCGTCAGGATGCCTGAGTAGACTCTTGGGTGTCATGACAACCAACTGTGTGAGTATTACATGATACTACTGGTTGGCATGGTAACCACTAACGGGTTTCCTAAATGGGTACACCACTTGACGACGCAACACATGAAAGAAGTTGGCAGGTGTGGTGCAGTTGACGACCTGTGGACCAATCAGCTGGATCAATTCAAGCAATGTCATGTTAGCTAGAACTAACCTGCATGTTGCAGTGCAATAGTTGTTCTGTCTCTGTGTATTCCTGCATGGGGGTGGGGAAACTTAGTAATGAGGTGAGGTGAACACAGTTAAGATTACATACTGGGATAACATCAGGCTCGTCACTACATAGTTGAAGGAATCGTTCTAATCTTGCTGAAGAGTGCTCAGGACCCATACCCTCATAACCATGAGGCAGTAATAACACCAGTCCAGTCTGTCTGTACCACTTGTCTTGTCCACTAGCTATGAACTGGTCTATAATACACTGTATAAATGAACATGAGGTGgtaagtataataattatagactTCACATAGTGCACACCTGAGCATTGTTATGGAAATCACCAAACTGAGCCTCCCAGCACACCAATGCCATCGGGTTACTCATTGAGAATCCTAATTCAAACCCTAGCAACCAGCAACTTAGTAACTGGGTAATCATGACAACACCACTCACCGAGAATAGCATACTCTGACAATGAACTATTACACACAGTGTACTCCTTTTGTTGCCCTGGAAACAGGTCGTTGAGTGGGCGGTATGTTTTCAAAAAATCCTTTTGGTCATGAATCACATGATGTCGATGGCTGTATACGGTGATCACATGATATCACATGAGCTGATTATCACACCCACCTGAAGGTTCCCCTCTCAACATCTTGCCCACTCAACCTCACATGACAGTCTTCACGTAACAAGGAGCCAAATGCCATTGCCTCTCCCAGTGCCCAGTCTACCATTCTGCTAGACATCATTTCTTGCCGACCCTTCAACATTCTGTTAATACCTGCAACATGGCACTATTATATACACAGTATCTAAACTGGTACCATTAACACATAAAAACACCACAAAGTATATACACAGGATGCTATAAGGTCATACCTTTATGAAGGGTGAAACCTTCTGGAGGAGTGCTAAATACAGTGCCGATGTGCTCTAAGGTATCCATGGCAACACCAGTTGGTATTGGCTCAGGTGCAGAGGGATCATCAGGAAAGAAATCTGACAAATGGTAACTCTAGCAACTAACAGGTTAAACTATTTAACTGTACCTTTCCATGGAGAATCCAACCAATGGGATAGTGTCTTTATCTCGTCATTGGCCTTGCTGTGAGCTTCATCACAAATTTTATCATATTTGGCTTTCTCGCTCTATAGTTGAGGAACATGACATCATAACATTAACTAGTCCACACATGTATACTGTACAAGTtattgtacaaccaagagttgaACTATTGGTGCAACAGTATATTATAACCAACACATTCTGATTGGCTTTTGTGGGAAAGGATATGCTAATATATTGACTGGTTAACCAGAATGTGAtaattgtataattactatGTAATAATAAATACAGTATAAAGTTTTGCAGGACTGGAAATCAAAGGAAATTTCTCCAACAGTTTCTTGCCAATTACACCTACAATGGTATTGGCTGGTAGGTTTATGTAGTGTTAATTCTAATTACTTGGCATGTTTATTTGCCAAACTTTTCAGTTAGGCACCCATCTACTGCATTGTCATTAGCCTCCTTTCTTGTGCTCAGTGTTTAGTGGGAAAGAAAAATAGTACACCTCTTTCTAGCTTACTCTGGGAGGATTTCATAACATTCCTACAGTATTTGTAGACACAGGATCTAATACAGTACTTTCAGTTACAATAGTGATGTAATTCAATTCATAGTAGGGGGTGACCAAGCCAAACAAGTGATAAATAGAGGATTTCCCCTGTATAGCAAGTGAACCATTATCCATCTCTGACATAAGGATACCAGGTGATGTTCACATGTTGTCAGTGGATTAGCATCATGTGAGGGCTCCTGGATGTGAGTGTTCACCTCTAATAGACTGCTTTTAGCTATACTGGCTTTGTGCTTATTTGAAATGTACTTTTATCTGTATCCTTGCAATAAGTGCAATTCTAATCTTTATTGTAACAATTGTCCCACACTATGTACCTTGTTTCGGTGTTGTTACAGTTCTACAAGAAGCTCACAATCTGATATACAGTAGCAGAATCTGACAATGTGTGTGGGATAGTGTAGAAGGTGTTTACAATAGcctacatgtagagagatgCTGGCTCAAAGCAATGAAAGATGACCAGTATTATTGTAATGCTCTAAGAATGCTACACTGCAGTTAGAACAAAGAGTGAAGACCACAATTGGGTACAGGAGAGATGTGACGATCATAATGATGGTGGCTGGGTTGGTTAAAAGGTACATGACTGAACAATGACACAGGGTGAATGGATTGGAGGAAAATGCTTCTAGAATTAAACTACTGTTTATGTacatgtttgtaacactgtatactAATACATGAATGgtaccacactacactacatgtacgcacacacacccacacacgcaTGTGTGCCTGCCCGCCCAcacatacacagtacacacaccaaGACACTACAGACCTCAAATTCTTGCTGACTCACAACCCCTTGGTCTAGAAGTTGTTTAGAATACTGCTCCAAAACATTAGGATGTTCCTCTATCACACTGTACATGCGAGGTTGTGTGTACTTTGGCTGGTCCCCCTCATTGTGCCCACGACGGCGATAGCACACCAAGTCAATGACTACATCTTTACGGAACTTATGCCGCCATTCAGCAGCAACACGACAAACGTGCATCACTGCCTCAGGATGATCAGCATTAACATGAAATATTGGAGCATTGGTAACCTAGGTAACACCAATACACACCTCACTAATACAACATAACATGGTTACCTTAGCAACATCAGTACAATATGGTGATGACCTAGCCTCCCTGGGATCAGTGGTGAACCCGATCTGAAATGGTGTAATGTGATTGGCTGGTGGTTAGCAACATGTTAGTAACCTGGTTGTTGACAACAACATGTATAGTTCCATGTGTAGAATAGTCCAGGAGGTCAGACAAGTGGATTGTCTCATACACCACTCCTTGTCCAGCAAACGCTGCATCACCATGAATTAGCATGCTCATCACATGATCCCCGTTCTTGTCGTTACGGTAATACTGCTCTGCACGGGTTTTCCCTTGCACCACTGGATCACATGCTACAGCAAGAAATGCATTACAGTGTTTGCTATTGGATATTCTTGACACTGCTACATTACTAAATCATTTGGAACTCATAAATATCAGATTAGTTGCTCCAGCAAACACTGCTGCTACTCCCTCCAAAAATTACTGCCCATTGAAAAAGACTCACAAAATACAGTGGATTGCGAATCTGTTGTCATCAAAGTAtatgtaatttatttattattactgggcagggaGTGTTTACTGATTATGCCCATGGGGAAAGAAAATTACATGAGGGGTGGATTGGGAAATTTACAAGGAGGAACACAATGTATAATTAGTTATTTACAAATGGTTAGCTACAAAAGTTAGCTAGAAATAATTTCTTATCGGTCATTTCAATTAATGAGGTCGATAATGAGTTCCAATCAGTGATACAGTAGTTCTTGGgaagtacatgtagctatttcGATATGCTGTGGTGTTTACACTTGGGTGGATAAAATGAAATGGATACATGGTGATGGCAAATGTGTCTATAGCTGTCCTCAAAAAATGTTGTGGTGTATTTACTACACTAGCTCTGTATACAATATCATGAAAGAGGAATAATCTAGCAATTTACAGTGTTCTCTTAGAAAGAATTTGAATGAGATTCGTTGCATTTGATTGGTTATTTTAGTTGAATTCAAAAAATCTTTACGACTATGGATATGCAGTGCAAGATATTCGTAGGTTGGGTCTAAATTTCTGGGTACCAAAGTATGCAAACTATGAACTAATTGTGTAAGCTGGTAGCTAGCTACCCAAAACATACCTTCAAGATGTGAAGGGTTGGCTACAATAGAAATCTTGACTTCTTTGTTAGTAGCATGATTGATACATTGTCGTGACATACCCAGGTGATACTTGACATCACCCGACCCCTAATAAAACCAATGAGAACACACAGTAGAGACAAGTCTCCTCACCTCATCATCAGCAAGTGTATCCTTATTAAACTCACAAAATATCTGCTCTAAGGGTTGCCTAGCAACATTGGCCAATACATTTAAACGTCCCCTACAACAGAAATGACCATGTGATCACACGACATCACATGAGACCAGATAACCTGTGTGGCATCCCCACAACAACAGAGTCCACTCCCTTCCCACTGGACACATCAATAATATATTTGAGGGCAGGAATCAGCACCTGTCATCATTGCCATGGTAACAGCAAAAGTGGCAAGATACCCACCTCACACCCCTCCAATCCAAATCGTTTTTCACTTGGCCATTTCTTTGCTAGGAATTCTTCAAAACGAGTTGATCTCACTAATCTAGCCAACAATATGCGCTGGTCTTCTTCGGATAATTTAAATATGTCAGGAGTCTCAAACTGA
The Dysidea avara chromosome 7, odDysAvar1.4, whole genome shotgun sequence genome window above contains:
- the LOC136260265 gene encoding early endosome antigen 1-like, which produces MENTGETSSAVVDWQRKYAEDMEKKDEELKNYRYRVLGVSELAKQLEEKKEQSEVMKQKISRLEIALVRVENRASSLEKKLNSKPTADGGKASATAHIPGPSKQILDTLLAENNRLKTALNNLTNKGHSGYVTAVKIDQLEDVIERQRQQITELKAQITSFTTNTSSDDGAPNDSDVKTLQLQVQKLSKSVKMKDEFCSILSSELKKVQEQLQVAKETLKQQGDQLDGTSTESGFVSGSSSEHSAVQETSPEAQDWQRKCEMLQQQFDEQRQMYRSKEQRLVKLVSDKQDLVTRESQGKREALDNCANLKLKVEELSRQLSTRVNSGNYDAVVKEKTELQRQLETHQHEMETLHTERARLLTENKKLQDSLTDYKSAIGGGAEQPHLQHQLAQLQRELEAVKLEAESVRVERDELKDQNDEYMDNITFLQDRLKQGEADKRTLEARVKNLDLNVRDLNGQLIRMGIRGVVPTHPQTTRDNLVVRHTQFMQAEMVKDGVLRDPTSQSDHLPPHCGPNSIDNVRRSVGVARAPPARMMPSGYYGAQQPPPHWGHPSYLPPNHNPAGGMYPTPPHHPAQQQYMQQRYRSYPGDQYPSDQPN
- the LOC136260262 gene encoding 2-oxoglutarate dehydrogenase complex component E1-like isoform X2; its protein translation is MYRVRFAAAVAAGTLRRCAVHRVWYSSHESFLSGTSSVYVDQMYDAWKKDPNSVHASWNAFFTNVSRGAVPGAAYQRPPDSYPMVGTGGGDVGKHLAVQALIRAYQVRGHHRARLDPLGIVGSHDEMLPEMDLGHLGLGDVDPNQEFVLPLTTKINGDKPSSLPLREIVARLQTAYCNHIGVEFMFINERNVCDWIRDQFETPDIFKLSEEDQRILLARLVRSTRFEEFLAKKWPSEKRFGLEGCEVLIPALKYIIDVSSGKGVDSVVVGMPHRGRLNVLANVARQPLEQIFCEFNKDTLADDEGSGDVKYHLGMSRQCINHATNKEVKISIVANPSHLEACDPVVQGKTRAEQYYRNDKNGDHVMSMLIHGDAAFAGQGVVYETIHLSDLLDYSTHGTIHVVVNNQIGFTTDPREARSSPYCTDVAKVTNAPIFHVNADHPEAVMHVCRVAAEWRHKFRKDVVIDLVCYRRRGHNEGDQPKYTQPRMYSVIEEHPNVLEQYSKQLLDQGVVSQQEFESEKAKYDKICDEAHSKANDEIKTLSHWLDSPWKDFFPDDPSAPEPIPTGVAMDTLEHIGTVFSTPPEGFTLHKGINRMLKGRQEMMSSRMVDWALGEAMAFGSLLREDCHVRLSGQDVERGTFSHRHHVIHDQKDFLKTYRPLNDLFPGQQKEYTVCNSSLSEYAILGFELGFSMSNPMALVCWEAQFGDFHNNAQCIIDQFIASGQDKWYRQTGLVLLLPHGYEGMGPEHSSARLERFLQLCSDEPDVIPEYTETEQLLHCNMQVVNCTTPANFFHVLRRQVVYPFRKPLVVMTPKSLLRHPDAKSSLDEMSTGTSFQWLIPDKQADPAKVKKLLFCSGKVYYDLVKSRAAKDLNDEVAIARVEQLSPFPFHLVQNEIKRFHGAKEITWAQEEPKNAGGWTYVQPRITTVIDDNSKTLTYAGRHTIAATATGNKMAHEQEQEQLLQSALQI
- the LOC136260262 gene encoding 2-oxoglutarate dehydrogenase complex component E1-like isoform X1; the protein is MYRVRFAAAVAAGTLRRCAVHRVWYSSHESFLSGTSSVYVDQMYDAWKKDPNSVHASWNAFFTNVSRGAVPGAAYQRPPDSYPMVGTGGGDVGKHLAVQALIRAYQVRGHHRARLDPLGIVGSHDEMLPEMDLGHLGLGDVDPNQEFVLPLTTKINGDKPSSLPLREIVARLQTAYCNHIGVEFMFINERNVCDWIRDQFETPDIFKLSEEDQRILLARLVRSTRFEEFLAKKWPSEKRFGLEGCEVLIPALKYIIDVSSGKGVDSVVVGMPHRGRLNVLANVARQPLEQIFCEFNKDTLADDEGSGDVKYHLGMSRQCINHATNKEVKISIVANPSHLEACDPVVQGKTRAEQYYRNDKNGDHVMSMLIHGDAAFAGQGVVYETIHLSDLLDYSTHGTIHVVVNNQIGFTTDPREARSSPYCTDVAKVTNAPIFHVNADHPEAVMHVCRVAAEWRHKFRKDVVIDLVCYRRRGHNEGDQPKYTQPRMYSVIEEHPNVLEQYSKQLLDQGVVSQQEFESEKAKYDKICDEAHSKANDEIKTLSHWLDSPWKDFFPDDPSAPEPIPTGVAMDTLEHIGTVFSTPPEGFTLHKGINRMLKGRQEMMSSRMVDWALGEAMAFGSLLREDCHVRLSGQDVERGTFSHRHHVIHDQKDFLKTYRPLNDLFPGQQKEYTVCNSSLSEYAILGFELGFSMSNPMALVCWEAQFGDFHNNAQCIIDQFIASGQDKWYRQTGLVLLLPHGYEGMGPEHSSARLERFLQLCSDEPDVIPVCNLNCVHLTSLLSFPTPMQEYTETEQLLHCNMQVVNCTTPANFFHVLRRQVVYPFRKPLVVMTPKSLLRHPDAKSSLDEMSTGTSFQWLIPDKQADPAKVKKLLFCSGKVYYDLVKSRAAKDLNDEVAIARVEQLSPFPFHLVQNEIKRFHGAKEITWAQEEPKNAGGWTYVQPRITTVIDDNSKTLTYAGRHTIAATATGNKMAHEQEQEQLLQSALQI